The following proteins are encoded in a genomic region of Deltaproteobacteria bacterium:
- a CDS encoding amino acid permease, which translates to MNGVTPTAPGDETGQRSLGLTTCTALVIGNMVGSGFFIAPSALARFGTTALIGWAVMAIGAICLGMVFARLARIAPATGGPYAYTRMGFGRFAGFLVAWGYWISIWASLPAMAAALVGYLAALVPGLVDHRILAIGIALGAMWGVALVNLRGVKEAGLFQVATTFTKLVPFISIAVLGLFWVDWHSFETLNPSGQPFFSALAATAPLTMFAFLGIESATVPAGDVIDPRRTIPRATVLGTFISALIYILGTSVVMGVIPRETLMRSSAPFADAARVMWGGWAATVIALAAIVSSLGALNGWTLMLSQVPMAAAREGAMPPVFGHLSARGVPARGLLISVGLSTLLVLLSTSGTSALVAFYDLIVNLSTDAAMVPYVFCSVVEAVLYVNRRPVSRALRIGPFMPVAIVAFVFSMGTIYGAGAGAGMWSLILILLAGPVWVFLRSAASVPGGTLSEADPN; encoded by the coding sequence ATGAACGGCGTGACCCCGACAGCGCCGGGCGACGAGACCGGGCAACGGAGCCTCGGGCTCACCACCTGTACGGCTCTCGTGATCGGCAACATGGTCGGCTCGGGATTCTTCATCGCCCCCTCGGCGCTGGCGCGCTTCGGCACGACGGCGCTGATCGGGTGGGCGGTGATGGCGATTGGCGCGATCTGCCTCGGTATGGTCTTCGCGCGCCTGGCGCGCATCGCACCGGCCACCGGCGGCCCCTATGCGTACACGCGGATGGGTTTTGGTCGCTTCGCCGGCTTCCTCGTCGCGTGGGGCTACTGGATCTCCATCTGGGCCTCGCTACCCGCCATGGCGGCGGCGCTCGTGGGGTACCTCGCAGCGCTCGTTCCCGGGCTGGTGGACCACCGGATCCTCGCCATCGGCATCGCGCTCGGCGCCATGTGGGGGGTTGCGCTCGTGAATCTCCGCGGCGTCAAGGAGGCCGGACTCTTCCAGGTGGCGACGACCTTCACGAAGCTGGTGCCGTTCATATCGATCGCCGTCCTCGGACTCTTCTGGGTGGACTGGCACAGCTTCGAGACGCTCAACCCGAGCGGCCAGCCCTTCTTCAGCGCGCTGGCCGCCACGGCACCTCTCACGATGTTCGCCTTCCTCGGGATCGAATCGGCGACGGTGCCGGCCGGCGACGTCATCGATCCGCGCCGCACCATTCCCCGCGCCACGGTGCTCGGCACCTTCATCTCGGCGCTGATCTACATCCTCGGCACCTCCGTCGTGATGGGAGTGATCCCGCGGGAGACGTTGATGCGCTCCTCCGCCCCGTTCGCCGACGCCGCGCGCGTCATGTGGGGCGGCTGGGCCGCCACGGTGATCGCGCTGGCGGCGATCGTCTCGTCCCTGGGCGCCCTCAACGGCTGGACGCTGATGCTCTCTCAGGTCCCCATGGCGGCGGCACGCGAAGGCGCCATGCCGCCGGTCTTCGGTCACCTCTCGGCGCGGGGCGTCCCCGCCCGCGGCCTTCTGATCTCGGTGGGTCTGTCGACGCTTCTCGTTCTCCTCTCGACCTCCGGGACATCTGCCCTGGTCGCCTTCTACGACCTGATCGTCAACCTATCGACCGACGCCGCCATGGTCCCCTACGTCTTTTGCTCCGTGGTCGAGGCGGTCCTGTACGTCAACCGTCGGCCGGTCTCGCGCGCGTTGCGCATCGGCCCCTTCATGCCCGTCGCCATCGTCGCGTTCGTCTTCTCGATGGGCACGATCTACGGCGCCGGGGCAGGAGCAGGCATGTGGTCGCTGATCCTGATCCTGCTGGCGGGTCCGGTCTGGGTCTTCCTGCGCAGCGCGGCCTCGGTTCCGGGCGGGACGCTCTCCGAGGCAGATCCGAACTGA